A region from the Catellatospora sp. TT07R-123 genome encodes:
- a CDS encoding FtsX-like permease family protein, whose amino-acid sequence MLVWRRANSARSLLAAAAAAALIATVLLAGLVSYNSAVVQAGGQAAVAAAPPAERSIVVRGPADSAETWTTADGKVRGWFAGGLGGAQVDLVGAGYSNGRQFSGATGNAVPDSGGLVFAQVMFLDALPEHADLRSGTWAVPGAVPAQAVLGEAAARVMGVQPGARVPVTDRRSGKVTEVVVTGVFAAKHGDDPYWLLTPELSEGSLAGGSTYGPLVLDRADFFGGGWAANGSAGWIAQPRLAGSDLAGLVKVSNALRSLSDLPRAVGFGNSGQTITALDRLVERLKAADLVGRSALLTPMLLTIVLGGYALMLLAALLTEQRRPETALLRARGAARGQLAGLAAREAVLVALPAVVLAPLLASLLLGRSSGLSAFRAVGLRPDGSLTAGVWLVALAAGAGCVLAMMLPALKNGGTYVADLAARSRPSRGAAVQRAGADLALIGFAVLAWFQLRQYDSPLSGLGGKLGIDPLLAAAAPIGVLAGAVLALRLLPPLTRLVERLLDRRPWFATQLGMWQAGRRPHAGPVLLLALAVAVSTLAWTLAATSERSNHDQADHVTGADLRLTETSGFEPAGRTAAVTGLPGVRAVLPAWRTSIPLGEKSTPSTLVALDAAAATGVLRLREDLGDLPALLHQLAERQLTAPAVDLPAGTAKLRGTLRLTARLPEGTQGRGGTDVVLYGAHGQTFRVPLSMLPLNGTATPFEVAVPAGATRLAGFMIDGFGDYDTPVEWHLKGLAAVTADGTAAPVSLRVDSAPWQYQNPPNGAHELAATDVTTDELVVRYDRTENQGGGYPPSFHTTVTRTLPTADIPALATTTALDTMHVKVGEATTIRFHGVQVRVKIVGSIPALPGVSDTSALLLDLPSLSAGYLDWYGSTQGVQEWWLGTDPAQHAATAAAAAQLTNVRVTDRLALADNAGHDPYGVGARLALFIAALGAIALALVGVAVDVRATARRRIGELAVLHTLGATPRLLAGALIVEQAFLAGLGVTVGLVVGVGVAATMAPLVILTPSAARPVPEPLLSLDWLPVLGTSALLLVLSMGMAGLIATTMRQRLSAAQLRIGADR is encoded by the coding sequence ATGCTGGTCTGGCGTCGCGCCAACAGCGCGAGGAGCCTTCTCGCCGCGGCGGCCGCCGCTGCCCTGATCGCGACGGTGCTGCTCGCCGGGCTGGTCAGTTACAACAGCGCCGTCGTACAGGCGGGTGGGCAGGCCGCGGTCGCGGCAGCGCCGCCCGCGGAGCGCTCGATCGTGGTACGCGGGCCCGCCGACAGCGCCGAGACCTGGACCACCGCCGACGGCAAGGTCCGCGGCTGGTTCGCGGGCGGCCTGGGCGGCGCGCAGGTCGACCTGGTGGGCGCCGGTTACTCGAACGGGCGCCAGTTCAGCGGCGCCACGGGCAACGCGGTGCCCGACTCCGGCGGCCTGGTGTTCGCGCAGGTCATGTTCCTGGACGCGCTGCCCGAGCACGCCGACCTGCGATCGGGGACGTGGGCCGTGCCCGGCGCCGTCCCCGCGCAGGCGGTGCTCGGCGAGGCGGCCGCCCGGGTGATGGGCGTGCAGCCCGGCGCGCGGGTGCCGGTCACCGATCGGCGCTCCGGCAAGGTCACCGAGGTCGTCGTCACCGGCGTCTTCGCCGCCAAGCACGGCGACGACCCGTACTGGCTGCTCACGCCGGAGCTGTCCGAGGGCTCGCTCGCGGGCGGCTCGACGTACGGGCCGCTGGTGCTGGACCGGGCCGACTTCTTCGGCGGCGGCTGGGCGGCCAACGGCAGCGCCGGCTGGATTGCGCAGCCGCGCCTGGCCGGGTCCGACCTGGCCGGGCTGGTCAAGGTCAGCAACGCCCTGCGCAGCCTGAGCGACCTGCCCAGGGCGGTCGGCTTCGGCAACTCCGGGCAGACGATCACCGCCCTGGACCGGCTGGTGGAGCGGCTCAAGGCCGCCGACCTGGTCGGCCGCTCCGCCCTGCTCACCCCGATGCTGCTGACCATCGTGCTCGGCGGATACGCCCTGATGCTGCTGGCCGCGCTGCTGACTGAGCAGCGGCGGCCCGAGACCGCGCTGCTGCGCGCCCGCGGCGCCGCCCGCGGCCAGCTCGCCGGGCTGGCCGCCCGCGAGGCGGTGCTGGTCGCGCTGCCCGCCGTGGTGCTGGCGCCGCTGCTGGCCTCGCTGCTGCTCGGCCGCAGTTCGGGGTTGAGCGCGTTCCGCGCGGTGGGGCTGCGCCCCGACGGCTCGCTGACGGCGGGCGTCTGGCTCGTCGCGCTCGCCGCGGGTGCGGGCTGCGTGCTGGCGATGATGCTGCCCGCCCTCAAGAACGGCGGCACGTACGTCGCCGACCTGGCCGCCCGGTCCCGCCCCTCCCGGGGCGCCGCCGTCCAGCGGGCGGGCGCCGACCTCGCACTGATCGGTTTCGCCGTGCTGGCCTGGTTCCAGCTGCGGCAGTACGACTCCCCGCTGTCCGGTCTCGGCGGCAAGCTCGGCATCGACCCGCTGCTGGCCGCGGCCGCCCCGATCGGCGTGCTGGCCGGCGCGGTGCTCGCGCTGCGGCTGCTGCCCCCGCTGACGCGGCTCGTCGAGCGGCTGCTCGACCGGCGGCCGTGGTTCGCGACCCAGCTGGGCATGTGGCAGGCCGGTCGACGCCCGCACGCCGGGCCGGTGCTGCTGCTGGCGCTGGCCGTCGCGGTCAGCACCCTGGCCTGGACCCTGGCCGCCACCAGCGAGCGCTCCAACCACGACCAGGCCGACCACGTCACCGGCGCCGACCTGCGGCTGACCGAGACGTCGGGTTTCGAGCCGGCCGGGCGTACGGCCGCCGTGACGGGCCTGCCCGGCGTACGCGCCGTGCTGCCCGCCTGGCGCACCTCGATCCCTCTGGGCGAGAAGTCGACCCCGTCGACGCTGGTCGCCCTGGACGCCGCCGCCGCGACCGGGGTGCTCCGGTTGCGCGAAGACCTCGGCGACCTGCCCGCCCTGCTGCACCAGCTGGCCGAGCGGCAGCTCACCGCCCCCGCCGTCGACCTGCCCGCGGGCACCGCGAAGCTGCGCGGCACGCTGCGGCTGACGGCGCGGCTGCCGGAAGGCACCCAGGGCAGGGGCGGCACCGACGTCGTGCTGTACGGCGCGCACGGCCAGACCTTCCGGGTGCCGCTGAGCATGCTGCCGCTCAACGGCACCGCGACCCCGTTCGAGGTCGCGGTGCCCGCAGGCGCGACCCGGCTGGCCGGTTTCATGATCGACGGGTTCGGGGACTACGACACCCCCGTCGAATGGCACCTCAAGGGCCTGGCCGCGGTGACCGCCGACGGCACCGCCGCACCCGTGTCGCTGCGCGTGGACAGCGCGCCGTGGCAGTACCAGAACCCGCCGAACGGCGCGCACGAACTGGCCGCCACGGACGTCACCACCGACGAGCTGGTCGTGCGCTACGACCGGACCGAGAACCAGGGCGGCGGATACCCGCCCTCGTTCCACACCACGGTCACCCGCACCCTGCCGACCGCCGACATCCCGGCGCTGGCGACCACCACCGCGCTGGACACGATGCACGTCAAGGTCGGCGAGGCCACCACGATCCGGTTCCACGGCGTGCAGGTGCGGGTGAAGATCGTCGGCAGCATCCCGGCGCTGCCCGGCGTGTCCGACACGTCCGCGCTGCTGCTGGACCTGCCCTCGCTGAGCGCCGGCTACCTCGACTGGTACGGCAGCACCCAGGGCGTGCAGGAGTGGTGGCTGGGCACCGACCCGGCGCAGCACGCCGCCACGGCGGCCGCGGCGGCGCAGCTGACCAACGTACGGGTCACCGACCGGCTCGCGCTGGCCGACAACGCCGGGCACGACCCGTACGGCGTCGGCGCGCGGCTGGCCCTGTTCATCGCCGCGCTCGGCGCCATCGCGCTGGCGCTGGTCGGCGTCGCGGTCGACGTGCGCGCCACCGCCCGCCGCCGGATCGGCGAGCTCGCGGTGCTGCACACCCTCGGCGCCACGCCCCGGCTGCTGGCCGGAGCGCTCATCGTCGAGCAGGCGTTCCTGGCCGGGCTGGGCGTGACCGTCGGGCTGGTCGTCGGCGTCGGCGTCGCCGCGACCATGGCGCCGCTGGTCATCCTCACGCCCAGCGCCGCCCGCCCGGTGCCCGAACCGCTGCTCAGCCTCGACTGGCTACCGGTGCTCGGCACCAGCGCGCTGCTGCTGGTGCTGTCGATGGGCATGGCCGGACTGATCGCGACCACCATGCGGCAGCGGCTGTCCGCCGCCCAGCTGCGGATCGGAGCTGACCGATGA
- a CDS encoding ABC transporter permease — MRASLGQLVLLGLLTAVAGVLVIGTPRIANGITDEALRDHVTSLPYQVKDLNYRGGFPVNRSTRTMPNRLDAQTAVFYPDLRGRIGESWWTVYTELEESWATDTGLPSKARFSLRAASGLEQATRLVDGRWPATLDEPGFPVEVVITPAEATVLHLKVGSRFNVTGAGGVQVVGIAEPVDPAAGFWDTAPLALKPYQPRDDGETFLAVMFTDFSGVDRAHYAGVPTTFELRYRLAAQQLDMAVLPKVVSAVYAAHSQGLDTRMEGSLDTALTRFAEAAHAGQSLLAVVQAGTLATLAGLVLLAARLAVSRRRGEFALLRARGGAVLTIGGRTLAEVLPVVLPAAVVGWLAGLAMPGRAADTSTVLVLFALMAVLAMPVTAMLTLRRLSFSGEREDLAGSRVGARRRTAEVSLLVLGALGVWLVRRRGLNATADVDVFLAAVPVLLAAGAAVLTLRAIPAPLGLVSRLAARTRGAIGFLGLARSGRTAPAAVGPIAVLVVAICTTVFSLGVSGTVDAGRDQAADQAVPGDATVSGFFFAHDSADALLAVPGVRSAAPMLAQPSTTVNLSRQPGAEQIGKFYVVVVDGPRMAQVIRDAGRDLALPQWFVDAQPGQPAPVLLSPEVAAKFKGRTTAAADLQGRVYDFTVGGTADRFPGLPDDAQFMVIPWQALGVRADKPIAPNRLLIAGAPDAAALAKAGDDAQLRWVTSIGTPVGGADLTTTVTTWAQRRAELERTGVNGVLTFAYGVGALGGLALALLAVAFAVLAGARARGQVLSRLRTMGLSRGQGRSLLLVELAPLVTVAVLTGALVGLALPPLLGPALGLTTYTGGYDAGVRLDPAVVGGAVGLVLAGLLTALLVETLFNRRLRLGEVLRLGSFEAGES, encoded by the coding sequence ATGCGGGCTTCGCTCGGGCAGCTCGTCCTGCTCGGCCTGCTCACGGCGGTCGCCGGGGTGCTGGTCATCGGCACCCCGCGCATCGCGAACGGGATCACCGACGAGGCGCTGCGCGACCACGTGACGTCGCTGCCGTACCAGGTGAAGGACCTGAACTACCGGGGCGGCTTCCCGGTCAACCGCTCGACCCGGACCATGCCCAACCGCCTGGACGCGCAGACCGCGGTGTTCTACCCGGACCTGCGCGGGCGCATCGGCGAGTCCTGGTGGACGGTCTACACCGAGCTGGAGGAGTCCTGGGCCACCGACACCGGGCTGCCCTCGAAGGCCCGGTTCAGCCTGCGCGCCGCCAGCGGCCTGGAGCAGGCGACCCGCCTGGTCGACGGCCGCTGGCCGGCCACGCTGGACGAGCCCGGCTTCCCGGTCGAGGTCGTGATCACCCCGGCCGAGGCGACCGTGCTGCACCTGAAGGTCGGCAGCCGGTTCAACGTGACCGGTGCGGGCGGCGTGCAGGTCGTCGGCATCGCCGAGCCGGTGGACCCGGCGGCGGGCTTCTGGGACACCGCGCCGCTGGCGCTCAAGCCGTACCAGCCGCGCGACGACGGCGAGACGTTCCTGGCGGTCATGTTCACCGACTTCTCGGGGGTGGACCGGGCCCACTACGCCGGGGTGCCGACGACGTTCGAGCTGCGCTACCGGCTCGCGGCCCAGCAGCTGGACATGGCGGTGCTGCCCAAGGTGGTGTCCGCGGTGTACGCGGCGCACTCGCAGGGCCTGGACACCCGGATGGAGGGCAGCCTCGACACCGCGCTGACCCGGTTCGCCGAGGCCGCCCACGCCGGGCAGTCGCTGCTGGCCGTGGTCCAGGCGGGCACGCTGGCGACCCTGGCCGGGCTGGTGCTGCTCGCGGCCCGGCTCGCGGTGAGCCGGCGGCGGGGCGAGTTCGCGCTGCTGCGGGCCCGGGGCGGCGCCGTGCTGACCATCGGCGGCCGGACCCTGGCCGAGGTGCTGCCGGTGGTGCTGCCCGCCGCGGTCGTCGGCTGGCTGGCCGGGCTCGCGATGCCCGGCCGCGCCGCCGACACCTCGACCGTGCTGGTGCTGTTCGCGCTGATGGCGGTGCTGGCGATGCCGGTGACGGCGATGCTGACGCTGCGGCGGCTGTCGTTCTCGGGCGAGCGGGAGGACCTGGCCGGGTCACGGGTGGGCGCCAGGCGGCGCACCGCCGAGGTGAGCCTGCTGGTGCTCGGCGCACTGGGCGTGTGGCTGGTCCGCCGCCGCGGGCTCAACGCCACCGCCGACGTCGACGTGTTCCTCGCGGCGGTGCCGGTGCTGCTGGCCGCAGGCGCGGCCGTGCTCACGCTACGGGCCATCCCGGCGCCGCTGGGCCTGGTCAGCCGCCTGGCGGCACGGACCCGCGGCGCGATCGGCTTCCTCGGCCTGGCCCGCTCCGGCCGCACCGCGCCCGCCGCGGTCGGCCCGATCGCGGTGCTGGTGGTGGCCATCTGCACCACGGTCTTCAGCCTCGGGGTGTCCGGCACGGTCGACGCGGGCCGCGACCAGGCCGCCGACCAGGCAGTCCCCGGTGACGCCACGGTGAGCGGATTCTTCTTCGCCCACGACAGCGCCGACGCGCTGCTGGCGGTCCCGGGCGTACGGTCGGCCGCGCCGATGCTGGCGCAGCCGTCCACCACGGTCAACCTCTCCCGGCAGCCCGGCGCCGAGCAGATCGGCAAGTTCTACGTGGTCGTCGTGGACGGCCCCCGGATGGCCCAGGTGATCCGGGACGCCGGGCGCGATCTGGCGCTGCCGCAGTGGTTCGTGGACGCCCAGCCGGGCCAGCCCGCGCCGGTGCTGCTGTCGCCCGAGGTCGCGGCCAAGTTCAAGGGCCGCACCACGGCCGCCGCCGACCTTCAGGGCCGGGTGTACGACTTCACCGTCGGCGGGACCGCCGACCGGTTCCCGGGCCTGCCCGACGACGCCCAGTTCATGGTCATCCCCTGGCAGGCCCTGGGCGTACGCGCGGACAAGCCGATCGCCCCGAACCGGCTGCTGATCGCGGGCGCCCCCGACGCGGCCGCGCTGGCCAAGGCCGGCGACGACGCCCAGCTGCGCTGGGTCACCTCGATCGGCACCCCGGTCGGCGGCGCCGACCTGACCACCACGGTCACCACCTGGGCGCAGCGCCGGGCCGAGCTGGAGCGCACCGGCGTCAACGGCGTGCTGACCTTCGCGTACGGCGTGGGCGCGCTCGGCGGGCTGGCGCTGGCGCTGCTGGCGGTGGCGTTCGCGGTGCTGGCCGGGGCGCGGGCCCGCGGCCAGGTGCTGTCGCGCCTGCGCACCATGGGCCTGAGCCGCGGCCAGGGCCGCAGCCTGCTGCTGGTGGAGCTGGCGCCGCTGGTGACGGTGGCGGTGCTCACCGGCGCGCTGGTGGGCCTGGCGCTGCCGCCGCTGCTCGGCCCGGCGCTGGGGCTGACGACGTACACCGGCGGCTACGACGCCGGCGTGCGGCTGGACCCGGCCGTGGTCGGCGGTGCGGTCGGGCTGGTGCTCGCCGGGCTGCTGACGGCGCTGCTGGTGGAGACCCTGTTCAACCGGCGGCTGCGTCTCGGCGAGGTGCTGCGGCTGGGTTCATTCGAGGCGGGAGAGAGCTGA
- a CDS encoding ABC transporter ATP-binding protein, whose product MTTDTGIGLADPAGAPGRDVPDLATLQARAAQRAADRAGGTDRLRGHLVCDGLVRIYKTEGVEVVALQGLDLVVDRGELLAIVGASGSGKSTLLNILSGLDVPTAGIARVGEYDLLTMSARKRLSYRRRMVGFVWQQTGRNLLPYLTALENVVTPMQLAGTRSGRAAKRRAMELLDMVGVGYCAQRRPGQMSGGEQQRVAVALAVANDPEVLFADEPTGELDESTAADVFGALQTINAELGVTVVVVTHDHNVAGQVRRTVAIRDGRLASEVRRTSRQTEDGETELVTEEYAVLDRAGRMQLPGAFVEALELKDRVKLNLETEHVEVRRG is encoded by the coding sequence ATGACTACGGACACCGGAATCGGGCTCGCCGACCCGGCGGGAGCACCCGGACGCGACGTACCCGACCTGGCCACGTTGCAGGCACGGGCCGCGCAGCGGGCCGCCGACCGGGCGGGCGGCACCGACCGGCTGCGCGGGCACCTGGTCTGCGACGGGCTGGTCCGCATCTACAAGACCGAGGGCGTCGAGGTCGTCGCGCTCCAGGGACTCGACCTGGTCGTCGACCGGGGCGAGCTGCTCGCCATCGTGGGCGCCTCCGGCTCGGGCAAGTCGACGCTGCTGAACATCCTGTCCGGCCTGGACGTGCCCACCGCGGGCATCGCCCGGGTCGGCGAGTACGACCTGCTCACCATGTCGGCGCGCAAGCGGCTGTCGTACCGGCGGCGCATGGTCGGCTTCGTCTGGCAGCAGACCGGCCGCAACCTGCTGCCGTACCTGACCGCGCTGGAGAACGTGGTGACCCCGATGCAGCTGGCCGGGACCCGGTCGGGCCGGGCCGCCAAGCGGCGGGCGATGGAGCTGCTGGACATGGTCGGCGTCGGCTACTGCGCGCAGCGGCGGCCGGGCCAGATGTCCGGCGGCGAGCAGCAGCGGGTCGCGGTGGCCCTCGCCGTGGCCAACGACCCCGAGGTGCTGTTCGCCGACGAGCCGACCGGCGAGCTGGACGAGTCGACCGCCGCCGACGTGTTCGGGGCGCTCCAGACGATCAACGCCGAGCTGGGCGTCACCGTGGTCGTGGTGACCCACGACCACAACGTGGCCGGCCAGGTGCGCCGCACCGTCGCGATCCGGGACGGGCGGCTGGCCTCGGAGGTGCGCCGCACCTCCCGCCAGACCGAGGACGGCGAGACCGAGCTGGTGACCGAGGAGTACGCGGTGCTCGATCGGGCCGGCCGGATGCAGCTGCCGGGCGCCTTCGTGGAGGCGCTGGAGCTCAAGGACCGCGTGAAGCTGAACCTGGAGACCGAGCACGTGGAGGTGCGCCGTGGCTGA
- a CDS encoding ABC transporter ATP-binding protein: MAELVRVESVCRDFGKGDRVVHAVRDVSFTAEQGELVAVRGRSGAGKTTLLNIVGGLDRPTSGKVFVAGQELTSASENQLVALRRNVIGFVFQSFGLVPILSAAENVGVPLRLAKVPAAEREQRVAVLLELVGVGAHANQRPYELSGGQQQRVAVARSLANDPRLLIADEPTGQLDSETGRQIMDLLRALVRARGMTALVATHDPALMDMADRIVTLRDGALVPATV, from the coding sequence GTGGCTGAGCTGGTGCGGGTGGAGTCGGTGTGCCGCGACTTCGGCAAGGGCGACCGGGTGGTGCACGCGGTCCGCGACGTGTCGTTCACGGCCGAGCAGGGCGAGCTGGTGGCCGTACGCGGCCGCTCCGGCGCGGGCAAGACGACGCTGCTCAACATCGTCGGCGGCCTGGACCGGCCGACCTCGGGCAAGGTGTTCGTGGCCGGGCAGGAGCTGACCTCCGCGTCGGAGAACCAGCTCGTGGCGCTGCGCCGCAACGTGATCGGGTTCGTGTTCCAGTCGTTCGGCCTGGTGCCGATCCTGTCGGCGGCCGAGAACGTGGGCGTGCCGCTGCGGCTGGCCAAGGTGCCCGCCGCCGAGCGGGAGCAGCGCGTGGCGGTGCTGCTGGAGCTGGTCGGGGTGGGCGCGCACGCCAACCAGCGGCCGTACGAGCTGTCCGGCGGCCAGCAGCAGCGCGTCGCCGTGGCCCGCTCGCTGGCCAACGACCCGCGGCTGCTGATCGCCGACGAGCCGACGGGTCAGCTCGACTCGGAGACCGGCCGCCAGATCATGGACCTGCTCCGCGCCCTGGTGCGCGCCCGCGGCATGACCGCCCTGGTCGCCACCCACGACCCCGCCCTGATGGACATGGCCGACCGCATCGTCACCCTCCGCGACGGCGCCCTGGTCCCCGCCACGGTCTGA
- a CDS encoding BldC family transcriptional regulator: protein MASRTHEPEPLLTPAEVASMFRVDPKTVTRWAKAGKLSAIRTLGGHRRYRESEVRALLQGQIPHQRQGD from the coding sequence ATGGCGTCGCGTACGCACGAACCAGAGCCCCTGCTCACCCCGGCAGAGGTTGCGTCGATGTTCCGCGTCGACCCGAAGACCGTGACCCGGTGGGCCAAGGCGGGAAAGCTCAGCGCCATTCGGACGCTGGGCGGCCACCGCCGCTACCGTGAGTCGGAGGTGCGTGCTCTGCTCCAGGGCCAGATCCCGCACCAGCGTCAGGGCGACTGA
- a CDS encoding Glu/Leu/Phe/Val dehydrogenase, which yields MGVFTDGSHEQVVFCQDRASGLKAIIGIYSTALGPALGGTRFYPYASEEQALHDVLELSRGMAYKNALAGLDLGGGKAVIWGDPDQLKSESLLRAYGRFVQSLNGRYYTACDVGTYVQDMDVVARETSFVTGRSVEYGGAGDSSILTAWGVFQGMRAAAEHRWGSSSLRGRRVGIAGLGKVGKYLTAHLLEDGAEVVATDVSPKALAWAKETHPQVSLVADATALITSDIDVYAPCALGGALDDDTVPALRAQIVAGAANNQLAHPGVEKLLMDRGILYAPDYLVNAGGVIQVADEIDGFNFERAKLRATKIFDTTKRLLELADSESISPATAADRLAEQRMADVGRLRAIRL from the coding sequence GTGGGTGTATTCACCGACGGCAGTCACGAACAGGTCGTGTTCTGCCAAGACCGCGCCAGCGGTCTCAAGGCCATCATCGGCATCTACTCGACCGCGCTCGGGCCCGCCCTGGGCGGCACGCGCTTCTACCCGTACGCCTCGGAGGAGCAGGCCCTGCACGACGTGCTGGAGCTGTCCCGCGGCATGGCGTACAAGAACGCCCTGGCCGGGCTGGACCTCGGCGGCGGCAAGGCCGTCATCTGGGGGGACCCCGACCAGCTCAAGTCCGAGAGCCTGCTGCGGGCGTACGGCCGGTTCGTGCAGTCCCTGAACGGCCGCTACTACACCGCCTGCGACGTCGGCACCTACGTGCAGGACATGGACGTGGTGGCGCGCGAGACCAGCTTCGTCACCGGCCGCAGCGTCGAGTACGGCGGCGCCGGCGACTCCTCCATCCTCACCGCCTGGGGCGTCTTCCAGGGCATGCGCGCCGCGGCCGAGCACCGCTGGGGCAGCAGCTCGCTGCGCGGCCGCCGCGTCGGCATCGCAGGCCTGGGCAAGGTCGGCAAGTACCTGACCGCCCACCTGCTGGAGGACGGCGCCGAGGTCGTGGCGACCGACGTCAGCCCGAAGGCGCTGGCCTGGGCCAAGGAGACCCACCCGCAGGTGAGCCTGGTCGCCGACGCGACCGCGCTGATCACCAGCGACATCGACGTGTACGCCCCCTGCGCCCTCGGCGGCGCCCTGGACGACGACACCGTCCCCGCGCTGCGCGCCCAGATCGTGGCCGGTGCCGCCAACAACCAGCTGGCCCACCCCGGCGTGGAGAAGCTGCTGATGGACCGCGGCATCCTGTACGCGCCCGACTACCTGGTCAACGCGGGCGGCGTGATCCAGGTCGCCGACGAGATCGACGGCTTCAACTTCGAGCGGGCCAAGCTGCGCGCCACGAAGATCTTCGACACCACCAAGCGCCTGCTGGAGCTGGCCGACAGCGAGAGCATCTCCCCGGCCACCGCCGCGGACCGCCTCGCCGAGCAGCGTATGGCCGACGTCGGCCGCCTCCGCGCCATCCGCCTCTGA
- a CDS encoding DUF3073 domain-containing protein — MGRGRAKAKQTKVARELKYHSPNTDLAALQRELAGSDLTSDSGSGKADDHDDEPDPYDPYDAYAVDDDDDDDDDGKDWTSRR, encoded by the coding sequence ATGGGGCGCGGCCGAGCTAAGGCCAAGCAGACTAAGGTGGCCCGGGAGTTGAAGTACCACTCCCCGAACACCGACCTCGCCGCCTTGCAGCGTGAGCTCGCGGGAAGCGATCTCACCAGCGACAGCGGCAGCGGCAAAGCCGATGATCACGACGACGAGCCGGATCCGTACGACCCGTACGATGCCTACGCCGTCGATGATGATGACGACGATGACGATGACGGCAAGGACTGGACCTCCCGCCGCTGA
- the amcA gene encoding multiple cyclophane-containing RiPP AmcA, whose translation MSDPLDLVTAQIRDVRDDLVPLLEEARAARLERSEAPGADSSAVCAWNHFENIPTFFNWNNRPR comes from the coding sequence ATGTCCGATCCACTAGACCTGGTGACAGCCCAGATCCGCGATGTACGTGACGATCTCGTTCCCCTGCTGGAGGAGGCCCGAGCGGCACGACTGGAGCGCTCCGAAGCGCCAGGCGCCGACAGCAGTGCTGTCTGCGCCTGGAACCACTTCGAGAACATCCCGACCTTCTTCAACTGGAACAACCGCCCGCGCTAG
- the amcB gene encoding cyclophane-forming radical SAM peptide maturase AmcB gives MRGVSRVPSYVVMQPTTLCNLDCVYCYLPLRAADRRMGVAVARAVAADANEWARQDRFSVVWHGGEPTAAGREHLAALMAPFSAAVEQHVQTNATLIDDAWCEFFTARRMRVSVSVDGPPDCNGDRVDRAGRAAYARIERGVAALRRHGLPFAALCVVTDPRPGLAARLYDYFLDLGCDTLGINVEEREGVNSRDNRHDAAAVRGFWAELTAAWRARPRLHLRELEWSLRYLDAVLAGTDDDLLPRELDPIPTVGWDGAVVLLSPELAGFTDPGYGDFTSGNVLTHGLSALLAQPTGTRWVGEFVQGVEACRASCPYFGFCGGGHAANRYFEHGRFDGTQTEHCRNSKINLLEGVLDHVRSTRPGDSPDPRCT, from the coding sequence ATGCGAGGCGTCTCGCGGGTGCCCTCATACGTGGTGATGCAGCCGACCACGCTGTGCAATCTCGACTGCGTCTACTGCTACCTGCCGCTGCGCGCGGCGGACCGGCGGATGGGCGTGGCCGTGGCCCGCGCGGTGGCCGCCGACGCCAATGAATGGGCACGGCAGGACCGCTTCTCGGTGGTGTGGCACGGGGGCGAGCCGACGGCGGCCGGGCGCGAGCACCTGGCGGCGCTGATGGCCCCGTTCTCGGCCGCGGTGGAGCAGCACGTCCAGACCAATGCCACGCTGATCGACGACGCCTGGTGCGAGTTCTTCACCGCGCGCCGGATGCGGGTGAGCGTGAGCGTGGACGGGCCGCCGGACTGCAACGGCGACCGGGTCGACCGGGCCGGGCGGGCCGCGTACGCCCGGATCGAGCGCGGCGTGGCGGCGCTGCGCCGCCACGGCCTGCCGTTCGCGGCCCTGTGCGTGGTCACCGACCCCCGTCCGGGCCTGGCCGCCCGCCTGTACGACTACTTCCTCGACCTGGGCTGCGACACCCTCGGCATCAACGTGGAGGAGCGGGAGGGCGTCAACAGCCGCGACAACCGGCACGACGCGGCCGCGGTGCGGGGGTTCTGGGCCGAGCTGACCGCCGCGTGGCGTGCCCGCCCCCGCCTGCACCTGCGCGAGCTGGAGTGGAGCCTGCGCTACCTGGACGCGGTGCTGGCGGGCACCGATGACGACCTGCTGCCGCGCGAGCTGGACCCGATCCCGACCGTGGGCTGGGACGGTGCCGTGGTGCTGCTGTCACCGGAGCTGGCCGGGTTCACCGACCCCGGGTACGGCGACTTCACCAGCGGCAACGTGCTCACGCACGGTCTGTCGGCGCTGCTGGCGCAGCCCACGGGAACCCGGTGGGTCGGTGAGTTCGTCCAGGGGGTGGAGGCGTGCCGGGCGAGCTGCCCGTACTTCGGCTTCTGCGGCGGCGGGCACGCGGCCAACCGCTACTTCGAGCACGGGCGGTTCGACGGGACACAGACCGAGCACTGCCGCAACAGCAAGATCAACTTACTGGAGGGAGTGCTCGATCATGTCCGATCCACTAGACCTGGTGACAGCCCAGATCCGCGATGTACGTGA